The Thomasclavelia ramosa DSM 1402 genome includes a region encoding these proteins:
- the crcB gene encoding fluoride efflux transporter CrcB, which yields MLECLAVGIGGFIGAVSRYLMGLIIIKDTTFPFMTMMINIIGAFVIGLVVALASKYNLESRWILFLKTGVCGGFTTFSTFSLESMNLLSDGKFLMAGGYILLSVSLCLLFVYLGNLCVKVLL from the coding sequence ATGTTGGAATGTTTAGCAGTTGGAATTGGTGGCTTTATTGGTGCTGTATCAAGATATTTAATGGGATTAATTATAATTAAAGATACTACTTTTCCTTTTATGACTATGATGATCAATATCATTGGGGCATTTGTAATTGGATTAGTTGTAGCGTTAGCAAGTAAGTATAATCTTGAATCACGCTGGATTTTATTTTTGAAAACTGGGGTATGTGGCGGCTTTACAACATTTTCAACTTTTTCACTAGAAAGTATGAATCTGCTTAGTGATGGTAAGTTTTTGATGGCGGGAGGATATATTTTACTGAGTGTTAGCTTATGTTTATTATTTGTTTATTTAGGAAATTTATGTGTCAAAGTGTTATTATAA
- a CDS encoding MurR/RpiR family transcriptional regulator has protein sequence MNIFSRLDNLTDLTTNEQTLVDYMKNNPERFINMSADEISAACFISIPTIYRLCKKLELNGLAQLKVMVSTSIRDYLKEKKTIDYNYPFSQNETQYQITMKMKELYEQTLIASNNLIDLDQLRLIASALKNAQFIDMYTSAGNLYFVENFKFQMSEIGRFVNVPVEEYQQLLAAASSDKEHIAIVVSFEGRGMIVDKIVKLLKKNNTPIILISSTTLKSLVSLCDYNLYLSPYENHYNKISSFSTRLSLLYLLDCIYTCYFKLDYDKNVKYKTETYLKMTNHDE, from the coding sequence ATGAATATATTTAGTCGATTGGATAATTTAACAGATTTAACTACCAATGAACAGACTTTAGTTGATTATATGAAAAATAATCCAGAACGCTTTATTAATATGAGTGCTGATGAAATTAGTGCTGCTTGCTTTATTTCAATACCAACGATTTATCGTCTGTGTAAAAAACTAGAGCTTAATGGTTTAGCACAGCTTAAAGTAATGGTATCAACATCAATAAGAGATTATTTGAAAGAAAAGAAAACAATTGATTATAACTATCCATTTTCACAAAATGAGACGCAGTATCAGATTACAATGAAAATGAAAGAATTATACGAGCAGACTTTGATTGCCTCGAATAATCTAATTGACTTGGATCAATTACGACTGATTGCTTCAGCTCTAAAAAATGCTCAGTTCATCGATATGTACACTTCAGCTGGTAATCTTTACTTTGTTGAAAACTTTAAGTTTCAAATGTCAGAAATCGGTCGTTTTGTTAATGTTCCGGTTGAAGAATATCAACAGCTTTTAGCAGCTGCCTCAAGTGACAAGGAACATATTGCAATTGTTGTTAGCTTTGAAGGACGGGGAATGATTGTTGACAAAATTGTTAAATTGTTGAAAAAGAACAATACTCCAATCATATTAATTTCTTCAACGACGCTAAAGTCATTAGTTAGTCTTTGTGATTATAATCTTTACTTAAGTCCATATGAAAATCATTATAATAAGATTTCTTCATTTTCAACAAGGTTATCATTACTTTATTTGTTAGATTGCATTTATACATGTTATTTTAAATTAGACTATGATAAAAATGTTAAATATAAAACAGAAACATATTTGAAAATGACAAACCATGACGAATGA
- a CDS encoding MurR/RpiR family transcriptional regulator, producing MGDVLLSRIIKYLNGTLFYDGYYQFCTFVIANYHRMIEYTFAQVCKESDLDPRTILGFLNYLGFDNYEDFHRKLVADDILRNDQIRARLLSMSYRDLFRLIEVNDYDIFMDNIVSICHDIYDADRVIIVGGLFPTSIAVEFQTDLITLGKNVVQYHAYDPNIKFDENDFVVFFSSTGRSLRDFLAKKSLGHLSKSKTLLITQNQLLENENLSCIKYFFSLPGKFDGISFNYQIMAILDLIRIIYYQEYFVEYTEEALESR from the coding sequence ATGGGTGATGTATTGTTATCAAGAATTATTAAGTATTTAAATGGCACTTTATTTTATGACGGTTACTATCAATTTTGTACTTTTGTAATTGCAAATTATCATCGAATGATTGAATATACATTTGCACAAGTTTGTAAAGAAAGTGATCTTGATCCACGAACGATCCTAGGATTTTTAAATTATCTTGGTTTTGATAACTATGAGGACTTTCATCGTAAGCTGGTAGCTGATGATATTTTACGTAATGACCAAATTCGAGCAAGATTATTAAGTATGAGTTATCGTGATTTATTCAGATTGATTGAAGTAAATGATTATGATATTTTTATGGATAATATTGTTTCTATATGCCATGATATATATGATGCTGATCGAGTAATTATTGTTGGAGGACTGTTTCCAACTAGTATTGCTGTTGAATTTCAAACTGATTTAATTACATTAGGTAAAAATGTGGTTCAATATCATGCTTATGATCCAAATATTAAATTTGATGAAAATGATTTTGTAGTATTCTTTTCATCTACTGGGCGTTCATTAAGAGATTTCTTAGCGAAAAAATCTTTAGGGCACTTAAGCAAGAGTAAGACATTATTGATTACCCAAAATCAACTACTTGAGAATGAGAACTTAAGTTGTATTAAGTATTTCTTTAGTTTACCGGGTAAGTTTGATGGAATTAGTTTTAATTATCAAATTATGGCAATCTTAGATTTAATTAGAATTATTTATTATCAAGAGTATTTTGTTGAATATACAGAAG